One window of Acanthochromis polyacanthus isolate Apoly-LR-REF ecotype Palm Island chromosome 19, KAUST_Apoly_ChrSc, whole genome shotgun sequence genomic DNA carries:
- the anxa11b gene encoding annexin A11b, whose protein sequence is MSYPGYPPQSGGYPPQAGGYPPQSGGYPPQAGGYPPAAGGYPPAAGGYPPQAGGYPPQAGGYPPQAGGFPPAASGFPPAASGFPPAAGGYPPAAGGFPPQAGGYPAPAGGFPPQAGGYPPQPGAGGYPSVPPAGGGWGAAPAGYGAPGGAQQGHPGGPAPGQPMPNYPGAPATSPSMPAYGGGVPSNPQAPAIPRGYRGSIKDFPGADPLRDVEVLRKAMKGFGTDENAIIELLGSRTNKQRVPMVAAYKTTYGKDLKRDLKSELTGDFEDLALAMLQTPAHFDASELREAIKGAGTDEACLIEILSSRSNAEIQEINRIYKAEYGKSLEDAISSDTSGHFRRLLISLSQGNRDERETVDISLAKQDAQKLYAAGENKVGTDESQFNAILCARSKPHLRAVFQEYQQMCGRDIEKSVCREMSGNLESGMVAVVKCIKNTPGYFAERLHKAMKGAGTKDRTLIRIMVSRSEIDMLDIRQEYLRTYGKSLYTAISSDTSGDYKKLLLKLCGGSD, encoded by the exons ATGAGCTACCCAGGTTACCCTCCTCAGTCTGGCGGATACCCACCCCAAGCAGGGGGCTACCCACCTCAGTCAGGGGGCTATCCACCCCAAGCAGGCGGCTACCCTCCGGCAGCAGGAGGTTACCCACCAGCAGCAGGTGGCTACCCCCCACAGGCGGGAGGCTACCCCCCACAGGCAGGTGGATACCCACCTCAGGCTGGCGGTTTCCCTCCGGCAGCAAGCGGTTTCCCTCCGGCAGCAAGCGGTTTCCCTCCAGCAGCAGGAGGTTACCCCCCAGCAGCAGGGGGCTTCCCTCCCCAGGCTGGTGGCTACCCTGCCCCAGCTGGAGGCTTCCCTCCTCAGGCAGGTGGATACCCACCACAACCTGGAGCAGGCGGCTATCCTTCTGTGCCTCCAGCAG GTGGAGGCTGGGGTGCAGCACCAGCTGGCTATGGAGCG CCAGGAGGAGCTCAGCAGGGACACCCAGGGGGCCCAGCCCCTGGCCAACCCATGCCAAACTACCCCGGGGCGCCTGCAACTAGCCCCTCGATGCCTGCATATGGAGGTGGAGTTCCATCCAACCCTCAGGCACCTGCCATTCCT AGAGGTTACAGGGGTTCTATTAAGGATTTTCCAGGTGCTGATCCTCTGAGGGATGTTGAAGTGCTTCGCAAGGCCATGAAGGGTTTTG GCACCGATGAAAATGCCATTATTGAGCTTCTGGGAAGTCGTACCAACAAGCAGCGGGTTCCAATGGTAGCAGCTTACAAAACCACTTATGGGAAG GATTTAAAACGTGATCTGAAGTCTGAGCTCACTGGAGACTTTGAGGATCTGGCTCTTGCCATGTTGCAGACCCCGGCGCACTTTGATGCATCTGAACTCAGAGAGGCTATAAAG GGCGCTGGAACTGATGAGGCTTGTCTGATTGAGATTTTGTCTTCACGCTCCAATGCAGAGATTCAGGAAATAAACAGAATCTACAAAGCTG AGTATGGGAAGAGCCTGGAGGACGCCATCAGCAGCGACACCTCTGGTCACTTCCGCAGGCTCctcatttctctctctcag GGAAACCGTGATGAAAGGGAGACTGTTGACATCTCATTGGCCAAACAGGATGCTCAA aAATTGTATGCTGCCGGGGAAAATAAAGTGGGAACTGACGAGTCTCAGTTTAATGCCATCCTGTGTGCTCGCAGCAAGCCTCACCTTCGGGCAG TCTTCCAGGAGTACCAGCAGATGTGTGGGAGGGACATTGAGAAGAGTGTCTGCAGGGAAATGTCTGGGAATTTGGAGTCTGGCATGGTAGCTGTGG TGAAATGCATCAAGAACACCCCGGGCTACTTTGCAGAAAGGCTCCACAAGGCCATGAAG GGAGCAGGGACCAAGGACAGAACCCTGATCCGCATCATGGTGTCCCGCTCTGAGATCGACATGTTGGACATCAGACAGGAGTATCTGAGGACCTACGGAAAATCACTGTACACTGCCATCTCA aGTGATACCTCTGGTGATTACAAGAAGCTGCTGTTGAAGCTGTGCGGAGGAAGCGACTAA